The Chanodichthys erythropterus isolate Z2021 unplaced genomic scaffold, ASM2448905v1 ctg000460_np12, whole genome shotgun sequence genome has a segment encoding these proteins:
- the LOC137016386 gene encoding zinc finger protein 845-like — MAFIKEEESEDIKMEFIKDETEDMKIEETFSVKHEDIEEQTDLIEESYESEELKTSLKKRAKKSFTCTQCGKSFSTKQHLKIHMRVHTGEKPFTCEQCRKSFSQSSSLKEHMKVHTGEKPHTCDQCGKSFSTKQHLKVHMRVHTGEKPFTCDQCGKSFSRSSSLKEHMKIHTGERSFTCDQCGKSYTQKGNLKDHMRVHTGEKPFTCDQCGESFSQSTNLKKHRRIHTGEKLHTCDQCDKTFLESSTLKRHLTVHTKEKPHSCSVCGKSFSQLQYLKEHEKIHTGVREYMCFECEKTFITANQLKLHQRIHTGEKPYKCSQCDKRFSDSSSLKKHERIHSREKPYTCDQCGKSFTIKSNLKIHMRIHTGEKPYKCSHCDNRFSQSSNLKTHERIHTGETSYKCSYCDKRFSRSSSLKSHERVHTGEKLHTCDQCGKSFTIKRHLKIHVRIHTGEKPYKCSHCDNRFSQSSSLKTHERIHTGEKPYKCSHCDNRFSQSSSLKTHEKIHTGEKPYKCSHCDNRFSQSSSLKTHEKIHTGEKPYKCSHCDKRFNQLANLKQHKKIYTGEKLHTCDQCGKRFTIKNHLKIHMRIHTGEKPYKCSHCDKRFSQSSSLKTHERIHSGEKPHTCDQCKKSFTIKNHLKIHMKIHAVEKPHHHSLKS; from the coding sequence ACCTGATAGAAGAAAGCTATGAGAGTGAAGAACTAAAGACATCTCTAAAGAAAAGAGCCAAGAAATCTttcacctgcactcagtgtggaaagagtttctcaaccAAACAACATCTTAagattcacatgagagttcatacaggagagaagccattcacatGTGAACAGTGCAggaagagtttcagtcaatcaTCAAGCCTTAAAGAACACATgaaagttcacactggagagaaaccacacacatgtgatcagtgtggaaagagtttctcaaccAAACAACATCTTAaggttcacatgagagttcatacaggagagaagccgttcacatgtgatcagtgtgggaagagtttctcaCGATCATCAAGCCTTAAAgaacacatgaaaattcacaccggagagagatcgttcacatgtgatcaatgtgggaagagttacacacaaaaaggaaatcttaaggatcacatgagagttcacactggagagaagccgttcacatgtgatcaatgtggggaGAGTTTCAGTCAATCAACAAACCTTAAAAAACACaggaggatccacactggagagaagctacacacatgtgatcaatgtgacaAAACATTTCTAGAGTCATCAACCCTGAAGAGACACCTGACAGTTCATACAAAagagaagccacattcatgttctgtgtgtggaaagagtttttcacagctgcaatatttaaaagaacatgagaaaatacacactggtgtgagagagtacatgtgctttgagtgtgagaagacttttattacagcaaaccaattaaaactgcaccagagaattcacactggagaaaaaccataCAAGTGTTCACaatgtgacaagagattcagtgattcatcatctctgaaaaaacacgagaggatccacagcagagagaagccgtacacgtgtgatcagtgtggaaagagtttcactattaaaagtaacctgaagatacacatgagaattcacactggagagaaaccttacaagtgttcacactgtgacaacagattcagtcagtcatcaaatctgaaaacacatgagaggatccacactggagaaacatcttacaagtgttcatactgtgacaagagattcagtcgttcatcatctctgaaatcacatgagagggtccacactggagagaagctgcacacgtgtgatcagtgtggaaagagtttcactatTAAAAGACACCTGAAGATACAcgtgagaattcacactggagaaaaaccttacaagtgttcacactgtgacaacagattcagtcagtcatcatctctgaaaacacatgagaggatccacactggagaaaaaccttacaagtgttcacactgtgacaacagattcagtcagtcatcatctctgaaaacacatgagaagatccacactggagaaaaaccttacaagtgttcacactgtgacaacagattcagtcagtcatcatctctaaaaacacatgagaagatccacactggagaaaaaccttacaagtgttcacactgtgacaagagattcaatcaGTTAGCAAATCTGAAACAACACAAGAAGATCtacactggagagaagctgcacacgtgtgatcagtgtggaaaacgtttcactattaaaaatcacctgaagatacacatgagaattcacactggagaaaaaccttacaagtgttcacactgtgacaagagattcagtcagtctTCATCTctaaaaacacatgagaggatccactctggagagaagccacacacgtgtgatcagtgtaAAAAGAGTTTCACTATTAAAAACcacctgaagatacacatgaagatccatgcagtggagaaaccacatcaccaCAGTCTGAAATCATAA